The following coding sequences lie in one Mus musculus strain C57BL/6J chromosome 11, GRCm38.p6 C57BL/6J genomic window:
- the Mief2 gene encoding mitochondrial dynamics protein MID49, whose product MAEFSQKQRKQSGSEGLGSVVDFLLANARLVLGVGGAAVLGIATLAVKRLIDRATSPPDEDDTKGDSWKELSLLRATSPQKPQPPPAAFSQPLATGSPSPSVPVEPTPIHSPTTPKFSTIAPLCLTFQERLLAFERKHVITPEAHVTLAKQLAGDIALELQAYLRSKFPELPFGALVPGGPLYDGLQAGTAEHVRLLAPLELEPGLWSLVPGVDTVAREPRCWAVRRTQLEFHPRGCSPWDRFLVGGYLSSRVLLELLRKALSASVNWPAIGSLLGCLIWPDVASEELLLKVQHECLEFTLAVLMVVPGASTDDRLLLAWPLEGLASNLWLQDLYPVETARLRALDDQDAGTRRRLLLLLCGICRGHPALVRLGWSHLTQVVLHLGEEEVAWTEEALGERFLQALEFLVGSLEQASLPCHFNPSVNLLGNFREEEIDDIGYVLYSGLQVPESLF is encoded by the exons ATGGCAGAGTTCTCCCAGAAGCAGAGGAAACAGAGCGGCAGCGAGGGCCTGGGCAGTGTGGTGGACTTCCTCTTGGCTAATGCTCGATTGGTGCTAGGTGTGGGCGGGGCTGCAGTGCTGGGCATTGCTACCCTGGCTGTAAAGCGG CTCATCGACAGGGCCACCAGCCCTCCAGATGAGGATGACACCAAGGGGGACAGCTGGAAGGAACTGAGCCTGCTGAGAGCCACATCGCCCCAAAAGCCCCAACCCCCTCCTGCTGCCTTCAGCCAGCCCCTAGCTACtgggtccccctccccctctgtgcCAG TGGAGCCCACGCCCATTCATTCTCCCACGACACCTAAGTTCAGCACTATAGCACCCCTGTGCCTGACGTTCCAGGAGAGGCTGCTGGCCTTCGAGCGCAAGCATGTGATTACCCCAGAAGCCCACGTGACGTTGGCGAAACAGCTGGCTGGAGACATTGCCTTGGAGCTGCAGGCCTACTTGAGGAGCAAGTTCCCAGAACTGCCCTTTGGTGCACTCGTGCCGGGTGGGCCTCTCTACGACGGGCTCCAGGCAGGGACTGCTGAGCACGTGCGCCTGCTGGCGCCTCTGGAGTTGGAGCCGGGGCTATGGAGCCTGGTACCTGGCGTGGACACTGTGGCCAGGGAGCCTCGATGCTGGGCTGTACGCAGGACTCAGCTTGAGTTTCATCCCCGTGGGTGCAGCCCATGGGACCGCTTCCTGGTGGGGGGCTACCTCTCCTCCCGAGTCTTGCTGGAGCTGCTACGGAAGGCCCTGTCAGCCTCTGTCAACTGGCCAGCCATTGGCAGCCTGCTCGGGTGTCTGATCTGGCCCGATGTGGCTTCGGAGGAGCTGCTGCTCAAAGTGCAACACGAGTGCCTGGAGTTCACTTTAGCTGTGCTCATGGTAGTCCCTGGGGCCAGCACTGATGACCGCCTGCTGCTGGCTTGGCCCCTAGAGGGGCTGGCCAGCAATCTCTGGCTGCAGGATCTATATCCAGTAGAGACCGCCCGTTTGCGGGCCCTGGATGACCAGGATGCTGGTACTCGGCGgaggttgttgctgctgctgtgtggTATCTGTCGTGGCCATCCGGCTCTAGTGCGGCTGGGCTGGAGCCACCTGACTCAGGTGGTTCTGCATCTGGGTGAAGAGGAAGTGGCCTGGACTGAGGAGGCCTTGGGGGAACGGTTTCTGCAAGCCCTGGAGTTTCTGGTGGGCAGCTTGGAGCAGGCTAGCCTGCCCTGTCACTTCAACCCCAGTGTGAACCTCTTGGGTAACTTCCGGGAAGAGGAGATTGATGACATTGGCTACGTGCTGTACAgcggcctccaggttcctgaaaGCCTATTCTAG